In one Pseudomonas sp. SCA2728.1_7 genomic region, the following are encoded:
- a CDS encoding phosphoethanolamine transferase CptA yields MALFKRSKTTATGFDWAGLLWLFVFFWYFSGITQLLIQLTGTSGFSGFRQAFFMSALWLAPMLLFPKRTKVLAAVIGVVLWACSMASLGYFFIYQQEFSQSVIFIMFESNISEAGEYMTQYFAWWMVVAFLAHTAFAYFLWTRLRPVYMPRGRAMVAAAAIVIAVVGYPLVKQTLRMGSFAQGFEKFETRIEPAVPWQMAVAYHRYLDTLADMQGMLHNVSKIPPLKNLKDASADQPKTLVLVIGESTNRQRMSLYGYQRSTTPELDKLKDQLAVFDNVVTPRPYTIEALQQVLTFADEEHPDLYLSTPSLVSMMKQAGYKTFWITNQQTMTKRNTMLTTFSEQADEQVYLNNNRNQNAAQYDGDVIEPFNKALADAAPRKLIVVHLLGTHMSYQYRYPPTFDKFQDRNGVPPGVRDDQVPTYNSYDNAVLYNDFVVSSLIKDYAKSDPNGFLLYLSDHGEDVFDSVGHKTLGRNENKPTAPMYTIPFMAWASPKWKESHDWNFAADLDRPYSSSHLIHTWADLAGLSFDELDRSKSLVSDSFKVRPLLIGDPYQTEQRALIDFSLMKPKKPDAAPAGVAQQ; encoded by the coding sequence ATGGCATTGTTCAAACGCAGCAAAACGACTGCGACAGGTTTCGACTGGGCCGGACTTCTCTGGCTGTTTGTATTCTTCTGGTACTTCTCGGGTATCACCCAACTGCTGATCCAGCTGACCGGCACCTCCGGCTTCAGCGGCTTCCGTCAGGCGTTCTTCATGAGCGCACTGTGGCTGGCGCCAATGCTGCTCTTCCCCAAACGCACCAAAGTCCTCGCCGCCGTGATCGGCGTGGTGTTGTGGGCCTGCTCGATGGCCAGTCTTGGCTATTTCTTCATTTATCAGCAGGAATTCTCGCAAAGCGTCATCTTCATCATGTTCGAGTCGAACATCTCTGAAGCCGGCGAGTACATGACCCAGTACTTTGCCTGGTGGATGGTGGTGGCGTTCCTTGCACATACCGCGTTCGCGTATTTCCTGTGGACCCGCCTGCGCCCGGTGTACATGCCCCGTGGCCGTGCGATGGTCGCCGCCGCTGCGATCGTGATCGCGGTGGTTGGCTATCCACTGGTCAAACAAACGCTACGCATGGGTTCGTTCGCCCAAGGCTTCGAAAAATTCGAAACCCGCATCGAGCCTGCAGTGCCATGGCAGATGGCTGTGGCTTATCACCGTTATCTGGACACCCTCGCTGACATGCAGGGCATGCTGCATAACGTCAGCAAGATCCCGCCGCTGAAAAACCTCAAGGACGCCTCGGCCGACCAACCGAAGACCCTGGTGCTGGTGATCGGTGAATCGACCAACCGTCAGCGCATGAGCCTTTACGGCTATCAGCGCAGCACCACGCCGGAACTGGACAAGCTCAAGGATCAACTGGCGGTGTTCGACAACGTCGTCACCCCTCGCCCGTACACCATCGAAGCGTTGCAGCAGGTGCTGACCTTTGCTGACGAAGAGCATCCGGATCTGTACCTGTCGACCCCGTCGCTGGTCAGCATGATGAAACAGGCAGGCTACAAGACCTTCTGGATCACCAACCAGCAGACCATGACCAAGCGCAACACCATGCTCACGACCTTCTCCGAACAGGCTGACGAGCAGGTGTACCTGAACAACAACCGCAACCAGAACGCCGCGCAGTACGACGGTGATGTGATCGAGCCGTTCAACAAGGCACTGGCTGACGCGGCACCGCGCAAGCTGATCGTCGTGCATTTGCTCGGCACGCACATGAGCTACCAGTACCGCTATCCGCCGACGTTCGACAAGTTTCAGGATCGCAACGGCGTGCCACCCGGTGTGCGTGATGATCAGGTACCGACCTACAACAGCTACGACAACGCCGTGCTGTACAACGACTTCGTGGTGTCGAGCCTGATCAAGGATTACGCCAAATCCGATCCGAACGGCTTCCTGCTGTACCTCTCGGACCACGGTGAAGACGTGTTCGACTCGGTGGGCCACAAGACCCTGGGCCGCAACGAAAACAAACCGACCGCGCCGATGTACACCATCCCGTTCATGGCTTGGGCGTCGCCGAAGTGGAAGGAAAGCCACGACTGGAACTTCGCCGCTGACCTTGATCGTCCGTACAGCAGCTCGCACCTGATCCACACCTGGGCTGACCTGGCTGGATTGAGCTTCGATGAACTCGACCGCAGCAAGAGCCTGGTCAGCGACAGCTTCAAAGTGCGTCCACTGCTGATCGGCGACCCGTACCAGACTGAGCAGCGCGCGTTGATCGACTTCAGTTTGATGAAGCCGAAGAAACCCGACGCAGCACCTGCGGGCGTCGCGCAGCAGTAA
- a CDS encoding DUF6026 family protein, with protein sequence MGTVHTAMPPQTLYVTIRRDELRQLKDERDQLKQELAQLRLLTQGAQPQPLPVVQRHPHA encoded by the coding sequence ATGGGCACAGTACACACAGCAATGCCGCCACAAACCCTGTACGTGACGATTCGTCGCGATGAATTGCGTCAGTTGAAAGACGAACGCGACCAGTTGAAGCAGGAGCTGGCGCAGCTGCGCCTGTTGACCCAGGGTGCGCAACCGCAACCTTTGCCGGTCGTTCAGCGTCACCCCCACGCCTGA
- the gnd gene encoding phosphogluconate dehydrogenase (NAD(+)-dependent, decarboxylating), which translates to MQLGIIGLGRMGGNIARRLMLNGHTTVVYDRNTAFIDNLVAEGSTGVADLPALVAGLAKPRAVWVMLPAGAPTEDTINTLSTLLEAGDTIIDGGNTNYKDDIRRAKTLAEKGLHYIDVGTSGGVWGLERGYCMMIGGDAETVQRLDPLFAALAPGMGDIPRTKDRKSDDHRAEHGYIHAGPAGAGHFVKMIHNGIEYGMMAAFAEGFDILKTKSSERLPEDQRFDLNVADIAEVWRRGSVVSSWLLDLTADALASDPKLDGFSGSVADSGEGQWTIEAAMEQAVPVPVLSNSLFSRYRSRGQGTFGDKILSAQRFGFGGHVETPKK; encoded by the coding sequence ATGCAACTCGGGATTATTGGACTGGGCCGCATGGGCGGCAATATTGCGCGACGTCTGATGCTCAACGGTCACACCACCGTTGTTTACGACCGCAATACCGCTTTCATCGATAACCTGGTCGCCGAGGGCTCCACCGGCGTCGCCGACTTGCCGGCACTGGTTGCCGGCCTGGCCAAACCGCGCGCGGTCTGGGTCATGCTGCCGGCCGGCGCACCCACCGAAGACACCATCAACACCCTGAGCACACTGCTTGAAGCCGGCGATACGATCATCGACGGCGGCAACACCAACTATAAGGATGACATTCGCCGGGCCAAGACCCTGGCCGAAAAAGGCCTGCACTACATCGACGTCGGTACTTCCGGCGGCGTCTGGGGCCTGGAGCGCGGTTATTGCATGATGATCGGCGGCGACGCTGAAACCGTGCAGCGCCTCGACCCTCTGTTCGCCGCACTGGCGCCGGGCATGGGTGATATCCCGCGCACCAAGGATCGCAAGTCCGACGACCATCGTGCCGAGCACGGTTACATCCACGCCGGTCCTGCCGGTGCCGGGCACTTCGTGAAGATGATTCACAACGGTATCGAGTACGGCATGATGGCCGCGTTCGCCGAGGGCTTCGACATTCTCAAGACCAAATCCAGCGAGCGACTGCCGGAAGATCAGCGTTTTGATCTGAACGTGGCTGACATCGCCGAAGTGTGGCGTCGTGGCAGCGTGGTGTCGTCGTGGTTGCTCGACCTGACCGCCGATGCGCTGGCCAGCGATCCGAAGCTCGACGGTTTCTCCGGCTCTGTTGCCGACAGCGGCGAAGGTCAATGGACCATCGAAGCGGCCATGGAACAAGCGGTGCCGGTGCCGGTGCTGTCGAACTCGCTGTTCTCGCGCTACCGTTCGCGCGGTCAGGGCACCTTTGGCGACAAGATTCTTTCGGCCCAGCGCTTCGGCTTCGGCGGCCACGTGGAGACACCGAAGAAATGA
- the zwf gene encoding glucose-6-phosphate dehydrogenase produces MTHTIRRKSKAEPAPPTTLFLFGAHGDLVKRLLMPALYNLSRDGLLDENLRIVGVDHNAITDEAFAQKLEDFIRTEVAAKVGKGDQMLDPALWAKLAKGISYVQGDFLDDSTYSALAAKIADSGTGNAVFYLATAPRFFSEVVRRLGSAGLLEETPEAFRRVVIEKPFGSDLQTAEALNACLLKVMSEKQIYRIDHYLGKETVQNILVSRFSNSLFEAFWNNHYIDHVQITAAETVGVETRGSFYEHTGALRDMVPNHLFQLLAMVAMEPPAAFGADAVRGEKAKVVGAIRPWTTEEARANSVRGQYSAGEVDGKSLNGYRQEPNVSPESSTETYVALKVMIDNWRWVGVPFYLRTGKRMSVRDTEIVICFKPAPYAQFRDTEVDELQPTYLRIQIQPNEGMWFDLLAKRPGPALNMANIELGFAYKDFFEMQPSTGYETLIYDCLTGDQTLFQRADNIENGWRAVQPFLDAWQQDASVQTYAAGEDGPQAAEDLLTRDGRVWHGLG; encoded by the coding sequence ATGACCCATACGATCCGCAGAAAATCCAAGGCAGAACCCGCACCACCGACCACGCTGTTTTTGTTCGGTGCCCACGGCGACCTGGTCAAGCGCTTGCTGATGCCAGCGCTGTACAACCTCAGTCGCGACGGCTTGCTTGACGAAAATCTGCGGATCGTTGGCGTTGACCACAACGCCATTACCGATGAGGCCTTCGCGCAGAAGCTTGAAGACTTCATCCGTACCGAAGTGGCGGCGAAGGTCGGCAAGGGCGATCAGATGCTTGATCCGGCCTTGTGGGCCAAGCTCGCCAAAGGTATCAGCTACGTTCAGGGCGACTTTCTGGACGACAGCACCTATTCAGCCCTGGCGGCGAAAATCGCCGACAGCGGCACCGGCAATGCGGTGTTCTACCTGGCCACCGCGCCGCGTTTCTTCAGCGAAGTGGTGCGCCGACTCGGTAGCGCCGGTTTGTTGGAAGAAACCCCTGAAGCGTTCAGAAGGGTGGTGATCGAGAAGCCGTTCGGCTCCGATCTGCAAACCGCTGAAGCGTTGAACGCCTGCTTGCTCAAGGTGATGTCCGAGAAGCAGATCTATCGGATCGACCATTATCTGGGCAAGGAAACCGTACAGAACATTCTGGTCAGCCGGTTCTCCAACAGCCTGTTCGAAGCGTTCTGGAACAATCATTACATCGACCACGTGCAGATCACCGCCGCTGAAACCGTCGGTGTCGAAACCCGTGGCAGTTTTTACGAGCACACCGGCGCACTGCGTGACATGGTGCCCAATCACCTGTTCCAGTTGCTCGCCATGGTGGCGATGGAACCACCGGCTGCGTTCGGCGCCGATGCGGTGCGCGGCGAGAAGGCCAAAGTGGTTGGCGCGATTCGTCCGTGGACCACTGAAGAGGCGCGGGCCAACTCGGTTCGCGGCCAGTACAGCGCAGGCGAAGTCGATGGCAAGTCACTGAACGGTTATCGCCAAGAGCCTAACGTTTCGCCTGAGAGCAGCACCGAAACCTACGTTGCACTGAAGGTGATGATCGACAACTGGCGTTGGGTCGGCGTGCCGTTCTACCTGCGTACCGGCAAGCGCATGAGTGTGCGCGATACCGAGATCGTCATCTGCTTCAAACCGGCGCCGTATGCGCAATTCCGTGACACCGAAGTCGACGAATTGCAGCCAACCTATCTGCGTATCCAGATCCAGCCCAACGAAGGCATGTGGTTCGACCTGCTGGCCAAACGGCCGGGGCCGGCGTTGAACATGGCCAACATCGAACTGGGTTTTGCCTACAAAGACTTTTTCGAGATGCAGCCGTCGACCGGTTACGAAACCCTGATCTACGACTGCCTGACCGGCGATCAGACGCTGTTCCAGCGCGCCGACAACATCGAGAACGGCTGGCGCGCGGTGCAACCGTTCCTCGACGCCTGGCAACAGGACGCGAGCGTGCAGACCTATGCCGCCGGTGAAGACGGCCCGCAAGCCGCCGAAGATCTACTGACTCGCGATGGTCGCGTCTGGCATGGCCTCGGATGA
- a CDS encoding HAD family hydrolase, whose translation MSDLPKQPVRFLLSDMDGTLLLPDHTLSQRTIDAVRSLREAGVLFSLATGRPPKAMLQQIEALGVDLPTAAFNGGTIVNPDGSLLVAHYLPATTALIALATFADQSDVEIWVFSGGDWLLKDPHGPMVPREQHGLGYPPVVVESFEPYLERIDKIVATSNNTDLLIELEAQLLAKVNGMAQVSRSQPVYLDVTALEANKGTALATLAEHLGIPLEQTAAIGDGGNDPAMFHCAGLSIAMGQAEEAVKRQADVVTAQNTEDGVAQAIENYILPH comes from the coding sequence ATGAGTGACTTGCCGAAACAACCTGTCCGTTTTCTGCTCAGCGACATGGACGGCACGCTGTTGCTGCCGGATCACACGCTGAGTCAGCGCACCATTGATGCGGTGCGTTCGTTGCGTGAGGCGGGCGTGTTGTTCAGCCTCGCCACGGGCCGACCGCCGAAAGCCATGCTGCAGCAGATCGAAGCCCTGGGCGTTGATCTGCCGACAGCGGCGTTTAACGGTGGAACCATCGTCAATCCGGATGGCAGTTTGCTGGTTGCGCATTACCTGCCGGCGACCACCGCGCTGATTGCGCTGGCCACGTTTGCCGATCAGTCGGATGTGGAGATCTGGGTGTTCAGCGGCGGTGACTGGCTGCTCAAGGATCCGCACGGGCCGATGGTGCCGCGCGAACAGCATGGCCTCGGTTATCCGCCGGTGGTGGTCGAGAGTTTCGAGCCGTATCTGGAACGCATCGACAAGATTGTCGCGACCAGTAACAACACTGACCTGTTGATCGAGCTGGAGGCGCAACTGCTGGCCAAGGTCAACGGCATGGCGCAGGTATCGCGTTCACAACCGGTGTATCTGGACGTGACAGCGCTGGAGGCCAACAAGGGCACCGCGCTGGCGACCCTGGCCGAGCATCTCGGTATCCCGCTGGAGCAGACGGCGGCCATCGGCGATGGCGGCAACGACCCGGCGATGTTCCATTGCGCAGGCTTGTCGATCGCCATGGGCCAGGCGGAGGAGGCGGTGAAACGCCAAGCCGACGTGGTCACAGCGCAGAACACCGAAGACGGCGTAGCCCAAGCGATCGAAAACTACATCCTCCCTCACTGA
- a CDS encoding DUF6708 domain-containing protein, translating into MLFTAPLLDKPAPAWKRDLPKPDQTPNNLPYPPVMPSPPNHADAIYLELPRSALRIRGLGAWLAIAILGLSFLLLTTPLILPPAPWESVDWGFILVCLGLSIVLFWFGIHVWRMDVEAPLDEPIRFNRLRRKVYVYRFHHNGLRPFSRTAWGVRTEVYDWDDLRAEVSSVYGPMGTGGLIESVSIAVVKPGTCQVLERFHFAHGTMQGEMYWAMAQLFMQQGPQALPAFSKPPRDWNNEDVTFNLARRLAPKVRWPVNIDLESKTAP; encoded by the coding sequence ATGCTATTTACAGCTCCTTTGCTCGACAAACCCGCGCCTGCCTGGAAACGCGATCTGCCAAAGCCGGATCAAACTCCTAACAACCTCCCATATCCACCCGTAATGCCAAGTCCGCCTAATCATGCGGATGCCATTTACCTTGAACTGCCCCGCTCGGCACTGAGAATACGGGGGCTAGGCGCCTGGTTGGCGATAGCTATTCTAGGTTTGTCCTTTCTCCTGCTTACAACTCCCCTAATCCTCCCTCCTGCACCATGGGAATCTGTTGATTGGGGCTTCATTCTAGTCTGCCTCGGTTTATCCATTGTCCTGTTTTGGTTCGGTATTCATGTCTGGCGAATGGATGTAGAAGCCCCCCTCGACGAACCCATCCGCTTCAACCGCCTGCGCCGCAAAGTTTACGTCTATCGCTTCCACCACAACGGGCTACGCCCTTTCAGTCGAACTGCCTGGGGCGTGCGTACGGAGGTTTACGACTGGGATGATCTGCGTGCCGAGGTGAGCAGCGTATATGGCCCCATGGGCACTGGCGGCCTGATCGAGTCGGTGAGCATCGCCGTGGTGAAACCCGGCACCTGTCAGGTGCTCGAACGCTTCCATTTCGCCCACGGCACCATGCAAGGCGAAATGTACTGGGCCATGGCCCAACTGTTCATGCAGCAAGGCCCACAAGCCCTGCCCGCCTTCTCTAAACCGCCGCGCGACTGGAACAACGAAGACGTGACGTTCAATCTTGCGCGCCGCTTGGCGCCCAAAGTGCGGTGGCCCGTAAATATTGATCTGGAATCGAAGACGGCGCCGTGA
- a CDS encoding DUF6708 domain-containing protein, which translates to MLFTAPLLDKPAPGWKHDLPGPNESPSTEPYPPVLSNSPNHVDDVCLELARATMRIRGVGVWLTPFMFALALIPPSVWIILFIATGVVPSFVFNLFGLIALIITIWAGVFFWRMDTEAPRDEPIRFNRARRKIYVYRFHHDGLRPFSRTAWGVRVEVFDWDDLRAEACSIYGPMGSGGLIETVTLAVVKPGTHQVIDRFHFAHEIQQGEMYWAMAQLFMQQGPQALPTFPRPPRDWNNEDVRFNLARRLAPKVQWPAEIDLESRSAP; encoded by the coding sequence ATGCTTTTTACAGCACCTTTACTCGACAAACCCGCGCCCGGCTGGAAGCACGACTTGCCGGGGCCAAACGAATCGCCGTCCACAGAACCGTATCCGCCCGTACTGTCAAATTCACCCAACCATGTTGATGACGTGTGTCTCGAATTAGCGCGAGCCACAATGAGAATTCGGGGAGTTGGTGTTTGGCTCACACCCTTCATGTTCGCGCTTGCTCTCATCCCTCCTAGCGTTTGGATCATTCTTTTTATAGCCACTGGAGTTGTACCTTCTTTTGTATTCAATTTGTTCGGACTCATCGCACTTATCATCACCATATGGGCAGGCGTGTTTTTCTGGCGAATGGACACTGAAGCCCCCCGCGACGAACCCATCCGCTTCAACCGCGCCCGACGCAAAATATATGTCTACCGCTTTCATCACGACGGCCTCAGACCCTTCAGCCGCACCGCTTGGGGTGTGCGCGTCGAGGTTTTTGACTGGGATGATCTGCGCGCCGAGGCCTGTAGCATCTACGGTCCCATGGGCAGTGGCGGTCTCATCGAAACCGTCACTCTCGCCGTGGTGAAACCTGGCACCCATCAGGTAATAGATCGCTTTCATTTCGCCCATGAAATTCAACAAGGCGAAATGTACTGGGCCATGGCCCAACTGTTCATGCAGCAAGGCCCACAAGCCCTGCCCACCTTCCCCAGACCGCCGCGCGACTGGAACAACGAAGACGTGCGCTTCAACCTCGCCCGCCGCCTCGCTCCCAAAGTGCAGTGGCCTGCGGAAATAGACTTGGAATCACGCAGCGCTCCCTGA
- a CDS encoding T6SS effector BTH_I2691 family protein, translating to MTLGTQLRIAIAETTASKDQCKACQREGLPILPLRHALVPRSPSDPLGPEHLHIDTRPGLRTLRAGYLYVLLDRTIWHAYQVTPDGYLRQFNPYAPAPANDTSLGEACVSANHDCPASFLNIDTHKHTQAWLAFASDPWPISVLDAYKAGHASERFHKLDLASARDNPASVGLAMTDENLQVDKQVYEYQQTQLSATTGSDWRFYQHSAQTGFHSVHGFHSRAHRLSALKGFLRNVIPQHNLQQGVLAFVLDDTIGLVQEFNNTRNGWIQKRQDWMSDPDRAYQYQTSQLLLAIREVHRERAENTTPLPAFVEPVTGDGPPVFSSPEAQRERIVQKRTLGYNQDLEERYNEPSRARFHRWYEQECEKYQHYIDQSGHAYAAACRSLQFVCIEQNDYDGDDRPSGRAYSQTMALCLSGGVSESSARQADHPQETAPVEDTGHTVSLWSDWLKNPQSPIYRALLLRDKQLLADLLPSFNATGDIDWNDSEKLYAAVTKLIGNDDFKHHVRPHLQQAMAQLLGALNAAATRLQPSLGEGVKCVVSRINSASQLLYNGVHLTELKLKMKLGEYYALQCEQLRNLQGKAADAIDRTWEDTKNNLAKTDDEARKVRKQVRPLIQSGLLSLAVLDPKIANLSVTISVWVEGEVTALQDTLMRQANLGVDQLGKQAHATLVDIAVGVATLDPQARGALQGVKVSSTQVAKWVRTGFTGLRGAAGSSELLLAMGGIYLLSDSLSKSLKDVEQAMGDRAFEARLALYGSSLGVLGGGVELVGIALENGAKRVQKVGNLSNQALTAAKASAQAGNLIVRAGGSIGAVAGLYDATRAGFAASRTWKEGDTSAAGLYTVSTVFSGAGAGMGIWAAAIGASTLFGPLGIAIFLGLAGYGLYKLAEGKESTPLDRWARRCYFGKHNENPPIHWNKPEHAHVAIAELNAATLGLEAGVSFRLLIVGSGSHGLGGPMGSVGAQDHEQRLEYRLVLPLFDAKRSAYRWSLTVHRYGDGSADHYTGGEVLAEGALSPPTLATAAGERRTALAVSKRPKKPDFRSDSNTPIQEVRTLTLPDASTQQVKVIRGALVLLPSTRRHNIEAATLSVTYWPDRDIQDAYAELILMDSL from the coding sequence ATGACCTTGGGCACCCAACTGCGTATCGCTATAGCCGAAACCACGGCTTCAAAAGATCAATGCAAAGCCTGCCAACGTGAAGGGTTGCCCATTCTGCCGTTGCGCCACGCGCTGGTGCCACGCTCACCGAGTGATCCGCTGGGGCCGGAGCACCTGCATATCGACACTCGCCCAGGTTTGCGCACCTTGCGTGCGGGCTACCTGTACGTGTTGCTGGATCGCACGATCTGGCACGCGTACCAGGTGACCCCGGATGGTTATTTGCGTCAGTTCAATCCCTACGCGCCTGCGCCGGCCAACGACACCTCACTTGGCGAGGCATGCGTTTCGGCCAATCATGATTGCCCGGCGTCGTTCCTCAACATTGACACCCACAAACACACCCAGGCGTGGCTGGCCTTTGCCAGTGACCCGTGGCCGATCAGCGTATTGGATGCTTACAAGGCCGGCCATGCTTCAGAGCGTTTCCACAAACTCGACCTCGCCAGCGCACGCGACAATCCCGCCAGCGTTGGACTGGCCATGACGGATGAAAACCTGCAGGTGGACAAGCAGGTCTACGAATACCAGCAGACGCAATTGTCTGCCACGACCGGGTCCGACTGGCGTTTCTACCAGCATTCGGCGCAGACAGGATTCCATAGCGTGCATGGTTTCCATAGCCGTGCTCATCGCCTCAGTGCACTGAAAGGTTTTCTGCGCAACGTCATCCCACAGCACAATCTTCAACAAGGCGTTCTGGCGTTTGTGCTGGATGACACAATTGGCCTGGTGCAGGAGTTCAACAACACTCGCAACGGCTGGATCCAGAAACGACAAGACTGGATGAGCGATCCTGACCGCGCCTACCAGTACCAGACCTCCCAGCTACTGCTGGCCATTCGTGAAGTTCATCGAGAGCGCGCAGAAAACACAACGCCCCTGCCAGCGTTCGTCGAACCCGTGACTGGCGATGGCCCCCCTGTATTTTCCAGCCCCGAGGCTCAACGCGAACGGATCGTTCAAAAGCGCACCCTGGGCTACAACCAAGACCTTGAGGAACGCTACAACGAGCCGAGCCGCGCCAGGTTTCACCGGTGGTATGAGCAGGAATGCGAAAAATATCAGCATTACATCGATCAAAGCGGACACGCTTACGCGGCAGCGTGTCGCTCCCTGCAATTTGTGTGTATCGAGCAAAATGACTACGACGGCGATGATCGTCCGTCGGGGCGGGCCTACAGCCAGACCATGGCGTTGTGTCTGAGCGGTGGCGTCAGCGAGTCTTCGGCCAGACAAGCGGATCACCCGCAGGAAACCGCTCCCGTTGAAGATACAGGCCACACAGTTTCCCTTTGGAGCGATTGGCTGAAGAACCCGCAAAGTCCCATCTATCGGGCGCTTTTACTACGCGACAAACAGTTACTGGCCGATCTCTTACCCAGCTTCAATGCGACGGGTGACATCGACTGGAACGACAGTGAAAAATTGTACGCGGCCGTGACCAAGCTCATCGGCAACGACGATTTCAAGCACCATGTCCGCCCCCACCTACAGCAAGCCATGGCCCAGCTTCTCGGCGCCCTCAATGCCGCTGCCACCCGCTTGCAGCCGTCGCTCGGCGAGGGTGTGAAATGCGTGGTTTCGCGAATCAACAGTGCCAGCCAGTTGCTGTACAACGGCGTTCATCTGACCGAGCTCAAGCTGAAGATGAAGCTGGGCGAGTACTACGCCCTGCAATGCGAACAGCTGCGCAACCTGCAAGGCAAAGCCGCTGACGCCATCGATCGCACGTGGGAGGACACCAAGAACAACCTGGCGAAAACCGACGATGAGGCGCGAAAAGTGCGCAAGCAGGTACGTCCGCTGATCCAGAGCGGCCTGCTGAGCCTGGCGGTGCTGGACCCGAAAATAGCCAACCTCAGTGTGACCATCAGCGTCTGGGTCGAGGGCGAGGTCACCGCACTGCAGGACACCCTTATGCGCCAGGCCAACCTCGGCGTGGACCAGTTGGGCAAGCAAGCTCACGCAACACTGGTCGACATTGCCGTCGGTGTTGCCACGCTGGACCCGCAGGCACGCGGAGCATTGCAAGGTGTCAAGGTGAGTTCGACACAGGTGGCCAAGTGGGTACGTACCGGATTCACCGGGCTGCGCGGAGCGGCAGGTAGCAGCGAATTGTTACTGGCGATGGGCGGGATATACCTGCTCAGTGATTCGTTGAGCAAGAGTCTCAAGGACGTTGAACAAGCCATGGGGGACAGAGCGTTTGAAGCCAGGTTGGCGTTGTATGGCAGTAGCCTCGGGGTGCTGGGTGGAGGGGTTGAACTGGTCGGTATTGCGTTGGAAAACGGCGCGAAGCGGGTGCAGAAGGTTGGCAATTTGTCTAATCAGGCGTTGACTGCCGCAAAAGCAAGTGCGCAGGCGGGCAACCTGATTGTAAGGGCCGGGGGGAGTATTGGTGCAGTAGCGGGACTGTACGATGCGACACGTGCGGGGTTTGCTGCTAGTCGTACTTGGAAGGAAGGTGATACCTCTGCTGCGGGTCTCTACACGGTTTCAACTGTGTTTTCAGGTGCTGGAGCTGGAATGGGGATCTGGGCCGCTGCTATAGGCGCCAGCACGCTGTTTGGCCCACTGGGGATAGCCATATTTCTCGGCCTAGCGGGATATGGTTTGTATAAATTGGCCGAAGGGAAGGAGTCGACCCCTCTCGACCGCTGGGCGCGCCGTTGTTATTTCGGCAAGCACAACGAAAATCCGCCCATTCACTGGAACAAACCTGAACACGCCCACGTTGCCATCGCCGAACTTAATGCGGCGACCTTAGGGCTTGAAGCCGGTGTCAGTTTTCGCTTACTCATCGTCGGCAGCGGCTCGCATGGCTTGGGCGGTCCGATGGGCAGCGTCGGCGCGCAGGACCATGAGCAGCGCCTCGAATATCGCCTGGTTTTGCCGCTCTTCGACGCCAAGCGCTCGGCCTATCGGTGGTCGCTGACGGTTCATCGCTACGGTGATGGGTCCGCCGACCATTACACCGGGGGTGAAGTGCTGGCCGAGGGCGCGTTGAGCCCACCCACGCTGGCCACCGCGGCAGGCGAACGGCGGACGGCGCTGGCGGTATCCAAGCGGCCGAAAAAGCCTGATTTTCGGAGCGACAGCAACACCCCAATCCAGGAAGTACGCACCCTCACGCTGCCCGACGCCAGTACCCAGCAGGTCAAGGTGATCAGAGGCGCATTAGTACTGCTGCCCAGCACCCGTCGGCACAACATTGAAGCAGCCACCTTGTCGGTAACCTACTGGCCCGATCGCGACATTCAGGACGCCTATGCGGAGCTCATCCTGATGGACAGCCTGTAG